Proteins encoded in a region of the Trichosurus vulpecula isolate mTriVul1 chromosome 9, mTriVul1.pri, whole genome shotgun sequence genome:
- the PAQR4 gene encoding progestin and adipoQ receptor family member 4: MAFLSGPRLLDWASSPPHLQFNKFVLTGYRPASSGSGCLRSLFYLHNELGNIYTHGLALLGFLVLLPLTMPWGQLGGGGWLGGTHCVACLAPHAGSVLYHLFMCHRGGSPVYARLLALDMCGVCLVNTLGALPIIHCTLACRPWLRPAALVGYTLISGLAGWRALTAPSTSARLRAFGWQAGARLLVFGARGMGLGAGAPGSLPCYLRMDALALLGGLVNVARLPERWGPGRFDYWGNSHQIMHLLSVGSILQLHAGVVPDLLWAARHACPTD, translated from the exons ATGGCGTTCCTGTCGGGCCCGCGGCTGCTGGACTGGGCCAGCTCCCCTCCGCACCTGCAGTTCAACAAGTTCGTCCTGACGGGCTACCGGCCGGCCAGCAGCGGCTCGGGCTGCCTGCGCAGCCTCTTCTACCTGCACAACGAGCTGGGCAATATCTACACCCACG gcTTGGCCCTCCTGGGTTTCCTGGTGCTGCTGCCCCTCACCATGCCCTGGGGACAGCTGGGAGGGGGCGGCTGGCTGGGGGGAACACACTGTGTGGCCTGCCTGGCGCCCCatgcaggctctgtgctctacCACCTCTTTATGTGCCACCGTGGGGGCAGCCCTGTCTACGCCCGGCTCCTTGCCCTCGACATGTGTGGGGTCTGCCTCGTCAACACCCTCG GGGCCCTGCCCATCATCCATTGTACCTTGGCGTGTCGACCTTGGCTGCGTCCAGCAGCCCTGGTGGGCTACACCCTCATATCTGGGTTGGCAGGCTGGCGAGCCCTTACTGCCCCCTCAACTAGTGCCCGGCTTCGGGCCTTTGGCTGGCAGGCAGGTGCACGACTGCTGGTGTTTGGGGCTCGAGGGATGGGGCTGGGAGCAGGAGCCCCAGGATCCCTGCCCTGCTATCTTCGGATGGACGCGTTAGCATTGCTGGGGGGGCTGGTGAATGTGGCCCGGCTGCCTGAACGCTGGGGGCCTGGTCGCTTCGACTACTGGGGTAATTCCCATCAAATCATGCATCTGCTCAGTGTTGGCTCCATCCTGCAACTGCATGCTGGTGTTGTACCCGATCTGCTCTGGGCTGCCCGCCATGCGTGTCCCACGGACTGA
- the PKMYT1 gene encoding membrane-associated tyrosine- and threonine-specific cdc2-inhibitory kinase yields MPVPTEGAPPPLSGTPVPVPAYFRHAEPGFSLKRPGGLNRSLPPRPPAKGSGSVSRFFPPRTPGWSQPRPRGVSFLGGPPGALQSRGYDPDRPESFFQQSFQRLGRLGRGSFGEVFKVRSKEDGRLYAVKRSVSPFRGPQDRALKLAEVGGHEKVGQHPRCVRLERAWEEGGLLYLQTELCGPNLQQHCEARGSGLPEAQVWGYLRDTLLALAHLHRHGLAHLDVKPANIFLGPRGRCKLGDFGLLVELETAGPGEAQEGDPRYMAPELLQGCYGTAADVFSLGLTILEVACNMELPRGGEGWQQLRRGYLPPEFTAGLSCELRSVLTMMLEPDPKKRATAEALLALEVIRKLRHWGPLGGMAHEVLSRGRALWQGLLSLLCWLWHSLAHPASWLRPLGPPATPPSSPLSSLFLDSSISSDWEDDSLGPPLSPAMILARSPGGTSTPRNGSPDVRGGRRIRDPLDLSGISPELPQGPSFEPRNLLSLFEDSLDPN; encoded by the exons ATGCCAGTCCCAACAGAAGGGGCCCCTCCACCCCTGAGTGGTACTCCTGTGCCAGTTCCTGCCTACTTTCGTCATGCTGAGCCTGGCTTCTCTCTTAAGAGGCCTGGGGGCCTGAACAGAAGCCTCCCACCACGGCCCCCTGCCAAAGGGAGTGGTTCTGTCAGTCGCTTCTTTCCCCCTCGAACCCCAGGCTGGAGCCAACCCAGACCCAGAGGAGTTTCATTCCTGGGTGGGCCCCCAGGAGCACTGCAGAGCCGTGGCTATGACCCAGACCGGCCAGAGTCTTTCTTCCAGCAGAGTTTCCAGAGGCTTGGGCGATTGGGACGGGGTTCCTTTGGGGAGGTCTTCAAG GTTCGTTCCAAGGAAGATGGCCGTCTCTATGCTGTGAAACGTTCAGTCTCCCCATTCCGGGGTCCTCAGGACCGGGCCCTCAAGTTGGCAGAAGTTGGGGGTCATGAAAAAGTGGGACAGCATCCTCGTTGTGTTCGTTTGGAGAGAGCTTGGGAAGAGGGTGGGCTCCTGTATTTGCAGACAGAGCTATGTGGGCCCAATCTACAACAGCACTGTGAGGCTCGAGGATCTGGCCTACCTGAGGCCCAGGTTTGGGGTTATCTTCGGGACACATTACTGGCCTTGGCACACCTGCACAGACATGGACTGGCCCACTTGGATGTCAAGCCAGCTAACATTTTTCTGGGGCCCCGAGGCCGCTGTAAGTTGGGAGACTTTGGACTGCTGGTGGAGCTGGAGACAGCTGGGCCTGGTGAGGCCCAAGAGGGTGACCCCCGTTATATGGCTCCAGAGCTGCTGCAGGGTTGCTATGGGACAGCTGCAGATGTGTTCAG CTTGGGCCTTACCATTCTGGAAGTCGCCTGCAACATGGAGCTGCCCCGTGGTGGGGAGGGCTGGCAGCAACTCCGGAGGGGCTATCTGCCTCCTGAGTTCACTGCTG GCCTATCCTGTGAGCTGCGCTCTGTCCTCACCATGATGCTAGAACCAGACCCCAAGAAGCGTGCCACAGCTGAAGCTCTATTGGCTCTGGAAGtcataaggaagctgaggcactgGGGGCCCCTGGGAGGCATGGCCCATGAGGTCCTGAGTAGAGGTCGAGCCTTATGGCAA GGTCTCCTTTCTCTGCTGTGCTGGTTATGGCACAGCCTGGCTCACCCAGCCAGCTGGCTCCGCCCCCTGGGCCCTCCAGCCACCCCTCCCAGCTCCCCACTTTCTAGCCTCTTTCTAGACAGTAGCATCTCCAGTGATTGGGAGGATGACAGCTTGGG CCCCCCATTGTCTCCAGCGATGATCCTAGCCCGCTCCCCTGGGGGTACTTCCACCCCCCGAAATGGTTCCCCTGATGTCAGAGGTGGACGGAGGATAAG GGACCCCCTGGATCTAAGTGGCATCAGCCCGGAGCTGCCCCAGGGTCCCTCCTTTGAACCCCGAAACCTCCTCAGCCTCTTTGAGGACTCACTTGACCCCAACTGA